In Bos indicus x Bos taurus breed Angus x Brahman F1 hybrid chromosome 1, Bos_hybrid_MaternalHap_v2.0, whole genome shotgun sequence, a single window of DNA contains:
- the LOC113898065 gene encoding LOW QUALITY PROTEIN: P2Y purinoceptor 3-like (The sequence of the model RefSeq protein was modified relative to this genomic sequence to represent the inferred CDS: inserted 2 bases in 1 codon; deleted 2 bases in 1 codon) translates to MEKLDTNISEEGRSCHLSEHYKQVYLSLTYSIIFVLGLPLNGAVLWLSWRQTKRWSCATIYLANLMVADLLYISTLPFLIVTYSLEDTWPFGELLCKLVRFLFYANLYSSVLLLTCISVHRFLGVCHPLRSLPYRTRRHALLGATATWALVVIQLLPTLIFSHTDDIDGQMICYDTTSADHFDKFFVYSMVLMLSSFVALLGYLGVLLTDGQEPGHTSGDPHEGGWCNPGQVHPDHFAGVWPLRPLLRALPHLALPLLHTPLPVLRQLPAPDSGQPGLQGMEASGEPEQLPQPSPLLSXSGGNRVRLFQELGHNKVGEHPAGAKGQRLWAVSCPPRGGQVWVLPR, encoded by the exons ATGGAGAAGCTGGACACCAATATCTCAGAGGAAGGAAGATCCTGCCATCTCTCGGAGCACTACAAGCAAGTCTACCTCTCCCTGACCTACAGCATCATCTTTGTGCTGGGGCTGCCCCTGAATGGCGCCGTCCTGTGGCTCTCCTGGCGCCAAACCAAGCGCTGGAGCTGTGCCACCATCTACCTGGCGAACCTGATGGTGGCAGATCTGCTATATATATCGACACTGCCCTTCCTCATCGTCACCTACTCCCTGGAGGACACCTGGCCCTTCGGGGAGCTGCTCTGCAAGCTGGTGCGCTTCCTGTTCTACGCCAACCTCTACAGCAGCGTCCTGCTGCTGACCTGCATCTCCGTGCACCGCTTCCTGGGCGTGTGCCACCCACTGCGCTCCCTGCCCTACCGGACCCGCCGGCATGCCCTGCTGGGCGCCACCGCCACGTGGGCTCTGGTGGTCATCCAGCTGCTGCCCACTCTGATCTTCTCTCACACAGACGACATCGACGGCCAGATGATCTGCTACGACACGACCAGTGCGGATCACTTTGACAAGTTTTTCGTCTACAGCATGGTCCTGATGTTGTCCAGCTTTGTC GCCCTCCTTGGTTATCTTGGTGTGCTACTCACTGATGGTCAGGAGCCTGGCCACACCAGTGGAGACCCTCACGAGGGTGGGTGGTGCAACCCGGGCCAAGTCCATCCGGACCATTTTGCTGGTGTGTGGCCTCTTCGCCCTCTGCTTCGTGCCCTTCCACATCTCGCGCTCCCTCTACTTCACACTCCGCTTCCTGTCCTCAGGCAACTGCCAGCTCCTGACAGTGGTCAGCCTGGCCTACAAGGTATGGAGGCCTCTGGTGAGCCTGAGCAGCTGCCTCAACCCAGTCCTCTACTTTC GTCAGGTGGGAACAGAGTCAGGCTCTTCCAGGAACTGGGGCACAACAAGGTGGGTGAGCACCCAGCTGGAGCCAAGGGACAGAGACTCTGGGCTGTCTCTTGCCCACCTAGGGGTGGGCAGGTCTGGGTCCTGCCAAGATGA